One part of the Vicugna pacos chromosome 20, VicPac4, whole genome shotgun sequence genome encodes these proteins:
- the SSR1 gene encoding translocon-associated protein subunit alpha, translating to MRFLPRLLLLLLLVFPATLLLRGGPGGSLAAAQDLTEDEETVEDSIIEDEDDEAEVEEDEPTDLAEDKEEEDVSGEPEASPSADTTILFVKGEDFPANNIVKFLVGFTNKGTEDFIVESLDASFRYPQDYQFYIQNFTALPLNTVVPPQRQATFEYSFIPAEPMGGRPFGLVINLNYKDLNGNVFQDAVFNQTVTIIEREDGLDGETIFMYMFLAGLGLLVVVGLHQLLESRKRKRPIQKVEMGTSSQNDVDMSWIPQETLNQINKASPRRLPRKRAQKRSVGSDE from the exons ATGAGGTTCCTTCCCCGCCTGCTTCTGCTCCTCCTACTTGTGTTCCCCGCCACGCTGCTGCTCCGAGGCGGCCCTGGAG GCTCGTTAGCAGCGGCTCAAGATCTTACGGAAGATGAAGAAACAGTGGAAGATTCTATAATTGAAGATGAAGACGATGAGGCAGAGGTAGAAGAAGACGAGCCCACAGATTTG GCTGAAGATAAAGAGGAAGAAGATGTATCTGGGGAGCCCGAAGCCTCACCGAGTGCAGATACAACCATCCTGTTTGTGAAAGGAGAAG ATTTTCCAGCAAATAACATTGTGAAGTTCCTGGTAGGCTTTACAAACAAGGGTACAGAAGATTTTATTGTTGAATCTCTGGACGCCTCTTTTCGATACCCTCAGGACTACCAGTTTTATATCCAGAATTTCACAGCTCTTCCTCTGAACACTGTAGTGCCGCCCCAGAGACAGGCCACTTTTGAGTACTCTTTCATCCCTGCAGAGCCCATGGGCGGACGGCCCTTTGGTCTGGTCATCAATCTGAACTATAAAGACCTGAAT ggCAATGTATTCCAAGATGCTGTCTTTAATCAAACAGTTACAATTATTGAGAGAGAAGATGGGTTAGACGGAGAAAC AATCTTTATGTACATGTTTCTGGCTGGCCTTGGGCTCTTGGTGGTGGTTGGCCTTCATCAGCTCCTAGAATCGAGAAAG CGCAAGAGACCCATACAGAAGGTAGAGATGGGTACATCAAGTCAGAATGATGTTGACATGAGCTGGATTCCTCAGGAAACTTTGAATCAGATCA aTAAAGCTTCACCAAGAAGGTTGCCCAGGAAACGGGCACAGAAGAGATCAGTGGGATCTGATGAGTAA